In the genome of Nitrospira japonica, one region contains:
- a CDS encoding ATP-binding protein, giving the protein MTRRDIPLGFRADGTELRIPPVGSNLLIAGTSGSGKSSLAHGLLERLSDCGYQVCIIDPEGDYASVDQVIVFGNPQRGPSIEEVLTALDSPTAQVAVNLVGLPLKDRPAFFSDLLPRIQERQAQIGRPHRILIDEAHHLMPKQWEPASELTGRMTGMIFVTVHPEEVSSGVLRSVDAAVAMGEDPARTLGAYAERVGLSLPAGSWTLDQGEAVVWPVRTGGMPEQFGIAPSRGERRRHLRKYAEGELPQDRSFYFRGPREELNLRAQNLMLFCQLADGIDDATWLYHLQRHDYSNWIEGSIKDSDLAGIVRDVESLPSLSARESRLRIAQAIEARYTLPASGAQS; this is encoded by the coding sequence ATGACCCGGCGCGATATTCCCCTCGGTTTCCGGGCGGACGGAACCGAGCTTCGCATTCCACCTGTCGGCTCAAACCTCCTGATCGCCGGGACCTCCGGAAGCGGGAAATCCAGCCTGGCCCACGGTCTGCTGGAACGGCTGTCGGACTGCGGCTATCAGGTCTGCATCATCGATCCGGAAGGCGACTACGCCTCCGTCGATCAGGTCATCGTCTTCGGAAACCCGCAACGAGGACCTTCGATCGAGGAAGTCCTGACGGCACTCGACAGTCCCACGGCGCAGGTAGCCGTCAATCTTGTCGGACTGCCTTTGAAAGACCGGCCCGCGTTCTTCTCCGATCTGTTGCCCCGCATCCAGGAGCGGCAGGCGCAAATCGGCCGGCCGCACCGCATTTTGATCGACGAGGCCCATCACCTCATGCCGAAGCAATGGGAACCTGCCTCGGAGCTCACCGGACGCATGACCGGGATGATCTTCGTGACCGTCCACCCGGAGGAAGTCTCATCCGGCGTCCTACGGTCGGTCGACGCCGCCGTCGCGATGGGCGAGGACCCGGCACGTACGCTGGGCGCTTATGCGGAACGAGTCGGGTTGTCGCTGCCGGCCGGTTCCTGGACCCTGGACCAAGGAGAGGCGGTCGTATGGCCGGTCAGGACCGGCGGAATGCCGGAGCAATTCGGCATCGCACCGTCACGCGGCGAAAGACGTCGGCACCTCAGGAAGTATGCGGAAGGCGAACTGCCTCAGGATCGCAGCTTTTACTTTCGCGGGCCGCGGGAAGAGTTGAATTTGCGAGCGCAAAATCTCATGCTGTTCTGCCAGCTGGCTGACGGCATCGACGATGCCACGTGGCTCTACCATCTTCAGCGGCACGACTATTCCAACTGGATCGAGGGATCGATCAAGGATTCCGATCTGGCCGGGATCGTCAGGGACGTCGAATCCCTTCCGTCCTTGTCCGCGAGGGAGAGTCGCCTCCGGATCGCTCAAGCGATCGAAGCCCGTTATACGCTGCCCGCCTCCGGCGCCCAATCCTGA
- a CDS encoding two-component system sensor histidine kinase NtrB, which produces MEKSEPAHSILFSGTATTVVLLVVMTVATFAADRYFSLGAAVWVLYFVPVVLTTQLLPQYTGIALTVGGSLLLAGLIDSNGGLSYETAVASRGLGLLVLVFTGLFLLQHRRTVAALQASEDRYRLLLAEHARARAEAALQAVQERFKSIFHSSHDAIAYATFEGTFLEVNDAFVRLSGQMREELIGPGPASASLWAALELPAERLHRLQETGIPISYETLYRPDERAPEYLNVHAFAVAAPDGSMSGLALMIRNITARRQAEADLQRAGEELRAKNEALARTNEILSAVQRAAARAQRLSAVGQFAATVAHKIGTPLTALSGHVQLLMEDLSLPSKVRGRLQMVEAQIERTSCIIQDLLLYARREPPVRTRTDVNECLEDCVSLFKTECERLHVACITELAADLPPAEVDRQQIQETVNHLIENALQAMPNGGSLCLRTRAAEGAATWRGSVRSTGVAIEIVDTGQGINPDHLTQIFQPFFTTKQAGRGTGLGLAIVQETVRAHEGRITVESEPGKGTSFVIFLPTAEQWRN; this is translated from the coding sequence ATGGAGAAATCCGAGCCGGCCCATTCGATATTGTTTTCCGGCACGGCGACGACCGTTGTCCTGTTGGTCGTGATGACGGTCGCGACGTTTGCGGCGGACCGATATTTCTCGCTCGGCGCGGCGGTATGGGTTCTCTACTTCGTACCGGTCGTCCTGACGACACAGTTGTTACCGCAGTACACGGGGATCGCCTTGACGGTCGGGGGAAGCCTGCTGCTGGCGGGTTTAATCGATTCGAATGGAGGCCTGTCCTACGAAACGGCGGTCGCCAGTCGCGGGCTGGGACTTCTTGTGCTGGTCTTTACCGGTCTCTTCCTGTTGCAGCACCGCCGTACCGTGGCAGCGCTGCAGGCCAGCGAGGATCGGTATCGGCTTCTCCTGGCCGAGCACGCTCGCGCCAGGGCGGAAGCGGCGCTTCAAGCGGTGCAGGAGCGGTTCAAGAGCATTTTCCATTCATCCCACGACGCGATTGCCTATGCCACGTTCGAGGGAACCTTCCTGGAGGTCAACGATGCGTTTGTCCGCTTGTCAGGGCAGATGCGTGAGGAGTTGATCGGGCCGGGGCCGGCGTCTGCCTCCCTCTGGGCGGCTCTGGAGCTTCCGGCCGAGCGGCTGCACCGGCTGCAGGAAACCGGCATCCCTATCTCTTATGAAACGCTGTATCGTCCGGACGAGCGTGCGCCCGAATACCTGAACGTTCATGCCTTCGCGGTGGCGGCTCCCGACGGCTCGATGTCGGGCCTCGCATTGATGATCCGCAACATCACCGCAAGACGGCAGGCGGAAGCGGATTTGCAGCGTGCGGGAGAAGAATTGCGTGCCAAGAACGAAGCCCTTGCGCGCACCAATGAAATCCTTTCGGCCGTCCAACGGGCCGCCGCCAGGGCGCAGCGGTTGTCGGCCGTGGGGCAGTTCGCCGCTACCGTCGCCCACAAAATCGGCACGCCGTTGACGGCCTTGTCCGGGCACGTGCAACTGCTCATGGAGGACCTCTCCCTGCCGTCAAAAGTGCGCGGGCGGCTGCAGATGGTAGAAGCGCAAATCGAACGGACTTCGTGCATCATCCAGGATCTGTTGCTGTACGCGCGCCGCGAACCGCCGGTCCGGACGCGGACCGACGTGAACGAATGCCTTGAGGACTGCGTGTCGTTGTTCAAGACCGAATGCGAACGCCTGCACGTCGCCTGCATCACCGAATTGGCGGCCGATCTGCCGCCGGCCGAAGTGGACCGCCAGCAGATACAGGAAACCGTCAACCATCTGATCGAGAACGCGCTGCAGGCGATGCCCAACGGAGGATCGCTGTGCTTGCGGACGCGGGCGGCGGAGGGCGCGGCCACCTGGCGCGGATCGGTCCGATCGACTGGAGTCGCGATTGAGATCGTCGATACGGGCCAGGGCATCAATCCCGATCATCTGACGCAGATTTTCCAGCCGTTTTTCACCACCAAGCAGGCGGGCCGCGGCACCGGTTTGGGACTGGCTATCGTGCAGGAAACGGTGCGGGCCCACGAAGGGCGCATTACAGTCGAAAGTGAGCCGGGAAAGGGAACCAGCTTCGTGATTTTCCTTCCCACGGCGGAACAATGGAGAAACTGA
- a CDS encoding response regulator, with protein MAEGYGKRILVVDDNADVRFILSTVLEAAGFNVYGAGDGLEAVECLKRRRYDVLLTDYRMPKMDGLELLDMVRAMWPDLPVIMVTGDRASFKHDRLGAEAFAVVDKPFDRAHLLSLVAIAAAKGAGPGVIQQGRRRPEAAPIASAWMG; from the coding sequence ATGGCGGAAGGGTATGGAAAACGGATTCTTGTGGTCGATGACAATGCCGATGTGCGGTTTATTCTGTCCACGGTACTGGAGGCGGCAGGATTCAATGTGTATGGAGCCGGAGACGGGCTCGAGGCCGTCGAATGCTTGAAGCGTCGGCGGTACGACGTCCTGCTGACGGACTATCGTATGCCCAAGATGGACGGATTGGAGCTCTTGGACATGGTACGAGCGATGTGGCCGGATCTTCCGGTGATCATGGTCACGGGCGACAGAGCTTCATTCAAGCATGATCGTCTCGGCGCGGAAGCATTTGCCGTCGTGGACAAGCCGTTCGACCGGGCGCATCTGTTGAGTCTGGTCGCCATCGCCGCAGCCAAGGGAGCCGGTCCCGGCGTCATTCAACAAGGCCGTCGTCGTCCGGAGGCTGCTCCGATCGCTTCGGCATGGATGGGATGA
- a CDS encoding cytochrome ubiquinol oxidase subunit I, whose protein sequence is MTDLLAARSQMAVSLGFHIIFAALGIAMPLMISIAEWRWLRTGDEGYLSLAKRWSKGTAILFAVGAVSGTVLSFELGLLWPAFMKLSGPMIGPLFALEGFAFFTEAIFLGIYLYGWSLISPVKHFIAGLMVAASGAASAVFVIAVNAWMNEPIGFTKSGEHLTELEPLAVLAQPLARHETIHMLLAAFAATGLLVAGLHAMWLLRDNRSLFHRRALGIAVAMGGAAAVLQLASGHLISLTVADRQPTKLAAMEAHFATAAGADFLLGGLADNETASVRYAVTIPKGLSLLVHGDPSAEVTGLDRVPKADWPPVAVVHLAFQVMVLCGLVMAGLALWSAWRWRRSGGLERDTWLLRGLCVAAPAGFIAIEAGWVVTEVGRQPWIIDQVMRTSEAVTPMPGLWIPFATFSLLYLVLGAVVAWAMWRHVAATEHV, encoded by the coding sequence ATGACCGACCTTCTTGCCGCGCGCTCCCAGATGGCGGTGTCCCTGGGTTTTCACATCATCTTTGCCGCCCTCGGCATCGCGATGCCCCTGATGATCTCGATCGCGGAATGGCGGTGGCTCCGGACCGGGGACGAAGGCTATTTGTCGCTGGCGAAGCGCTGGTCCAAAGGCACCGCGATCCTGTTTGCCGTCGGCGCCGTGTCCGGCACCGTGCTCTCCTTCGAACTGGGCCTGCTGTGGCCCGCGTTCATGAAACTGAGCGGACCCATGATCGGTCCGCTGTTCGCATTGGAAGGCTTTGCCTTCTTCACCGAGGCGATTTTTCTCGGCATCTATCTGTACGGGTGGTCCCTCATTTCTCCCGTCAAGCATTTCATTGCCGGATTGATGGTGGCGGCCAGCGGAGCGGCCTCTGCCGTGTTCGTCATCGCGGTGAACGCCTGGATGAACGAACCGATCGGATTCACGAAATCCGGTGAGCATCTGACCGAGCTCGAACCGCTGGCCGTTCTGGCCCAGCCGCTCGCGCGGCATGAAACGATCCACATGCTGCTGGCGGCGTTCGCAGCCACCGGACTCCTCGTCGCGGGGCTTCATGCCATGTGGCTCCTGCGCGACAACCGCAGCCTCTTCCATCGACGTGCGTTGGGCATCGCGGTGGCCATGGGCGGCGCCGCCGCCGTGTTGCAGTTGGCAAGCGGGCATCTCATCTCGCTGACCGTGGCCGACCGCCAACCGACCAAGCTGGCCGCCATGGAGGCGCACTTCGCCACGGCCGCCGGCGCCGACTTCCTTCTCGGCGGGTTGGCGGACAATGAGACGGCCTCGGTGCGGTACGCGGTGACGATTCCCAAGGGGCTCAGCCTGCTGGTGCACGGGGATCCGTCGGCGGAAGTGACGGGCCTCGATCGAGTGCCCAAAGCCGATTGGCCTCCCGTGGCCGTCGTGCATCTCGCGTTTCAGGTGATGGTCTTGTGCGGACTGGTCATGGCCGGCTTGGCGCTGTGGAGCGCGTGGCGTTGGCGCCGATCTGGCGGCCTGGAGCGGGATACCTGGCTGCTGCGCGGGTTGTGTGTCGCCGCGCCGGCCGGCTTCATCGCCATCGAGGCGGGATGGGTGGTGACGGAGGTCGGGCGCCAGCCGTGGATCATCGATCAGGTGATGAGGACCTCAGAGGCCGTGACGCCGATGCCGGGCCTGTGGATTCCATTCGCGACGTTTTCCCTGTTGTATCTCGTGCTCGGGGCCGTGGTGGCTTGGGCGATGTGGCGCCACGTGGCGGCGACCGAGCACGTATGA
- a CDS encoding class I SAM-dependent methyltransferase, with protein MSRQSEGPRHPLSQAARSDADRISETSLHERPRPSAGCHVCHATQWTLVCSSGEIFSQRRQLERFYRRRWHAQPSGTSEDRWIFTQNYLTSIVACLECGLLYRNPRPRPEAITRAYLATRNDHESVRTEFETQGRWFRSKAGMLCGYLPVRSRTAPRVLEIGGGTGGFLAEGQALGWEMLDLDPDHALTDLGRRRGSATLQSTIEDAGWSGETFDAVTIWNSFGQLSDPHPLLNSVVPLIRSGGMLVIRIPNGACFEWAMALRAKLPKPWRRPLDAALAWNDLLTFPYLYGYSPVGLTSFMSSFGLTLRACHADTLPSVPAARLKWWAGLEERMVKGGCRTACAVSRQPVRGDFHLAPWLDVYFERP; from the coding sequence ATGAGTCGTCAATCGGAAGGGCCTCGTCACCCGCTCTCGCAGGCTGCCCGTTCGGACGCCGATCGCATCTCCGAAACGAGTCTCCATGAACGGCCGAGGCCGTCGGCCGGATGTCACGTCTGTCATGCCACGCAATGGACCCTCGTCTGTTCGTCCGGTGAAATTTTCTCGCAGCGACGACAGCTGGAACGGTTTTATCGTCGTCGCTGGCACGCGCAGCCTTCAGGGACGTCGGAAGATCGATGGATCTTCACGCAGAATTATCTGACCAGTATCGTAGCCTGCCTGGAGTGCGGATTGCTGTATCGCAATCCCCGCCCTCGCCCCGAAGCCATCACGCGTGCGTACCTGGCCACGCGGAACGATCACGAGAGTGTTCGGACGGAATTCGAGACCCAGGGCCGATGGTTTCGTTCAAAAGCCGGAATGTTGTGCGGGTATCTGCCGGTTCGGTCCCGTACCGCGCCGCGGGTTCTCGAGATCGGCGGCGGCACGGGCGGATTCCTCGCTGAAGGACAAGCGCTGGGCTGGGAGATGCTGGACCTCGATCCGGATCACGCGCTGACGGACCTTGGCCGCCGGCGAGGATCGGCAACGCTGCAAAGCACGATCGAGGACGCAGGATGGTCGGGAGAGACCTTCGATGCGGTCACCATCTGGAACTCCTTTGGCCAGCTCTCCGATCCTCATCCCTTGCTGAACTCCGTCGTTCCACTCATACGGAGCGGCGGGATGCTGGTGATCCGAATTCCGAACGGCGCCTGTTTTGAATGGGCGATGGCTCTCCGGGCGAAGCTACCCAAGCCATGGCGACGGCCGCTCGATGCCGCGCTGGCATGGAACGACCTCCTGACCTTCCCTTATCTTTATGGGTATTCTCCCGTAGGGCTCACCAGTTTTATGAGCAGCTTCGGTCTCACGTTGCGTGCCTGCCACGCGGATACCCTGCCGTCCGTTCCCGCCGCTCGTCTGAAATGGTGGGCCGGTTTGGAAGAGCGAATGGTCAAGGGTGGGTGTCGCACCGCCTGCGCGGTTTCTCGGCAACCGGTCAGAGGAGATTTTCACCTGGCGCCCTGGCTGGATGTCTATTTCGAACGGCCGTAA
- a CDS encoding PRC-barrel domain-containing protein: MKQAKVTIIIGAAAAVLVCTGTMTPVRADSSNASSQVGGGMPSPDSVPRDKQTDLTGGKSGIPDEYSTTPVRQGKLKEITDSKWLNQTVTNKQGEKLGTIKKVLKDEKTQDIEYVFFEVTDSRYARPMKWSSFEQKGDKLVLNMSKEQLLPNVDRSESKDLSPDLAMYMEEIEHKREETKPYVGPGDGRGTQRVAPSSGSMGEDSAAGNLGDRGGPPGQAPGFENDAKKKH, encoded by the coding sequence ATGAAACAAGCGAAGGTTACGATCATTATCGGAGCAGCCGCGGCCGTATTGGTTTGTACCGGCACCATGACGCCGGTGCGCGCGGATTCCTCGAATGCGTCATCCCAGGTCGGCGGGGGGATGCCGTCGCCGGACAGTGTGCCGCGTGACAAGCAGACGGATCTGACAGGTGGAAAATCCGGCATTCCTGATGAATATTCGACCACGCCGGTTCGTCAGGGCAAACTGAAAGAGATCACGGACAGTAAATGGCTCAATCAAACCGTGACGAACAAGCAGGGAGAAAAGCTCGGCACGATCAAGAAAGTCCTGAAGGACGAGAAGACTCAGGATATCGAGTACGTATTCTTCGAGGTGACGGATTCGCGTTATGCGCGTCCGATGAAATGGAGCAGCTTCGAACAGAAAGGCGACAAGCTCGTCCTCAACATGTCGAAGGAGCAGTTGCTCCCGAATGTGGACCGTTCGGAATCGAAAGATCTCTCGCCCGATCTAGCCATGTACATGGAAGAAATCGAGCACAAGCGTGAGGAGACGAAACCCTACGTCGGGCCTGGCGACGGGCGTGGAACGCAGCGAGTCGCGCCTTCGAGCGGTTCTATGGGCGAGGATTCCGCCGCCGGCAACCTGGGCGACCGGGGAGGACCTCCGGGCCAGGCTCCCGGCTTCGAGAACGATGCCAAGAAGAAGCACTGA
- a CDS encoding SDR family oxidoreductase, protein MTGNHRSEVVVVTGASAGVGRAIARRFGAQGASVVLLARGLDGLEGARADVEQAGGRALVIPTDVSDDRQVEAAAEQAERTFGPIDVWINNAMVSVLSPALDMTSGEYRRVTDVTYLGYVFGTLAALRRMVPRDRGVVIQIGSALAYRAIPLQSAYCAAKHAIQGFTESLRSELLHEGSRVRLTAVQLPAVNTPQFSWIRTRMPRHPRPVPPIYQPEVIAEAIYWVSHHHRREFAIGYPTVQAIVGDKFIPGLLDHYLAHVGYESQQTDVPVDPDRRDNLYEPLPGDYGARGRFSEQACDYSAQVWANRHRGWLAAGGVGLLAWWWSRRYGSRRRQAQGRSAARLRRPVKPVWAL, encoded by the coding sequence ATGACCGGTAACCATCGATCCGAAGTCGTCGTCGTGACCGGCGCGTCGGCCGGCGTCGGCCGGGCGATCGCCCGCCGCTTCGGCGCTCAAGGCGCATCCGTGGTGCTGCTGGCCCGCGGCTTAGACGGTCTGGAAGGAGCCAGAGCAGACGTCGAGCAGGCCGGCGGCCGCGCCCTGGTCATCCCAACCGACGTGTCGGACGATCGCCAGGTCGAGGCGGCCGCGGAGCAAGCGGAACGGACCTTCGGCCCCATCGACGTCTGGATCAACAATGCCATGGTCTCCGTCTTGTCGCCGGCGCTCGACATGACGTCCGGGGAATATCGGCGCGTCACCGACGTGACCTATCTCGGCTACGTCTTCGGCACGCTTGCGGCGTTACGCCGCATGGTCCCGCGGGACCGCGGAGTGGTCATCCAGATCGGCTCGGCGCTGGCGTATCGTGCCATTCCGCTGCAATCGGCCTATTGCGCGGCGAAACACGCCATACAGGGCTTTACCGAATCCCTGCGATCGGAACTCCTGCACGAAGGCAGCCGTGTGCGCCTGACTGCCGTCCAACTTCCGGCCGTCAATACGCCGCAGTTTTCCTGGATCAGGACGCGCATGCCTCGACATCCCCGCCCCGTGCCGCCGATCTATCAGCCCGAGGTCATCGCGGAGGCCATCTACTGGGTGTCCCATCATCATCGGCGGGAATTTGCGATAGGATATCCCACCGTCCAAGCGATCGTCGGTGACAAATTCATTCCAGGCCTGTTGGATCATTACTTGGCACACGTCGGTTACGAGTCGCAGCAGACCGACGTTCCAGTCGATCCGGACCGGCGCGACAATCTTTACGAACCGCTGCCGGGCGACTATGGTGCGAGAGGGCGATTCAGCGAGCAGGCCTGTGACTATAGCGCGCAGGTCTGGGCCAACCGTCATCGCGGTTGGCTGGCGGCTGGAGGGGTCGGCCTTCTCGCCTGGTGGTGGAGCAGACGCTATGGATCCCGTCGCCGCCAGGCGCAAGGCCGGTCGGCCGCTCGTCTTCGGCGTCCGGTCAAACCGGTTTGGGCGCTCTAG
- a CDS encoding sigma-54-dependent transcriptional regulator encodes MDVHSHVLVVDDDEDTRGLLSEILAKEGYDVETASDGKTALERITDRPPDLVMSDIHMPSLDGMSLLEELRSRNQDVPVILMTAFGSLKTAVDGLRSGAFDYLSKPFIVDDIRLVVRRALEHKHLSRQNQALKEQLRDRYRFDNLVGSSAGIVSVYKSIARVAHTDSTVLLQGESGTGKELIARAVHANSARSAGPFVAVDGGSLAETLLESELFGHERGSFTGAVASKKGLLEKAHQGTCFLDEVADLSPVLQGKLLRVIQEREIRRVGSNAPMNIDVRIIAASKKDLDQLVKAGTFREDLYYRLNVVTIQIPPLRERAEDIPLLTQYFIQMYGQKKSPPVTGIAPEAMSLLTRYWWPGNIRELEHAIERAIALTPQSVIFPEDLPQSIQTATVQAAAQARGWVTLAELEKDHILRVLEAHNQDLGRAAAILGIHRKTLLRKLRYFGYPC; translated from the coding sequence ATGGACGTTCATTCTCATGTGCTCGTGGTGGACGATGACGAAGATACCAGGGGGTTGCTGAGCGAGATTCTGGCGAAGGAGGGCTACGACGTGGAAACCGCCTCGGACGGCAAGACCGCCCTTGAACGGATCACGGACCGGCCGCCCGACCTCGTGATGTCGGACATCCACATGCCGAGCCTGGACGGCATGAGTTTGTTGGAAGAGTTGCGGAGCCGTAACCAGGATGTACCGGTGATCCTGATGACCGCCTTTGGTTCCCTGAAGACCGCCGTCGACGGGCTCAGGTCCGGCGCGTTCGACTACCTCAGCAAACCGTTTATCGTCGACGATATCCGGTTGGTGGTTCGGCGCGCGCTGGAGCACAAGCATCTTTCCCGCCAGAACCAGGCCCTCAAGGAGCAGCTGCGCGATCGCTATCGGTTCGACAACCTGGTCGGCAGCAGCGCCGGCATCGTCTCGGTCTACAAGTCGATCGCCCGTGTGGCCCATACCGACAGCACGGTGCTGCTTCAGGGAGAAAGCGGCACGGGAAAGGAATTGATCGCGCGGGCGGTCCATGCGAACAGCGCGAGGAGCGCCGGTCCGTTCGTCGCCGTCGACGGCGGGTCGTTGGCGGAGACTCTGCTCGAATCCGAATTGTTCGGACACGAGCGCGGCTCCTTCACCGGCGCGGTCGCTTCCAAGAAGGGCCTGCTGGAGAAAGCGCACCAGGGCACGTGCTTCCTGGACGAAGTCGCAGACCTGTCTCCGGTTCTGCAAGGAAAGCTGTTACGGGTGATCCAGGAGCGGGAGATCCGGCGCGTGGGCAGCAACGCGCCGATGAACATCGACGTCCGCATCATCGCCGCGTCCAAGAAGGACCTGGATCAGCTTGTCAAAGCCGGCACGTTCCGCGAGGATCTGTATTATCGACTGAACGTGGTGACGATCCAGATTCCGCCGCTTCGGGAACGTGCGGAAGACATCCCCTTGCTGACCCAGTATTTCATTCAAATGTACGGGCAAAAGAAGTCCCCGCCGGTCACCGGCATCGCGCCGGAGGCCATGTCGCTGCTCACCCGGTATTGGTGGCCGGGCAATATCCGGGAGTTGGAGCATGCGATCGAACGGGCCATCGCCCTGACGCCGCAGTCCGTCATTTTCCCCGAGGATCTGCCGCAGTCGATTCAGACCGCCACCGTGCAGGCGGCGGCTCAGGCCCGCGGATGGGTGACACTGGCCGAATTGGAGAAAGACCATATTCTCCGCGTACTGGAGGCGCACAACCAGGATCTCGGCCGCGCCGCCGCCATCCTCGGTATCCACCGTAAAACGCTGCTCAGAAAGTTGCGCTATTTCGGGTACCCCTGCTGA
- a CDS encoding HAD family hydrolase, whose translation MRFVAAAIDFDGTLAMDGKVAPSTLAAVEQLLSSGRKFIIVTGRLLQELLDLFPQAVLCSRIVAENGALLYHPATREQRLLGGAVPGPLVEVLRRKDIPFQQGEAILATVRPHEVAALETIRDLGLAHHVVFNRGSVMILPPGVTKASGLQAALDDLQLSAHNVVGIGDSENDHALLQAAELAVAVSGAVPTLREAADVVTPEDNGRGTAWFFSALVG comes from the coding sequence ATGCGTTTCGTAGCGGCTGCCATCGACTTTGACGGGACGCTTGCCATGGACGGGAAAGTCGCGCCGTCCACCCTTGCGGCGGTGGAGCAACTGCTTTCTTCGGGGCGCAAGTTCATCATCGTGACCGGCCGGTTGCTCCAGGAACTCCTGGACCTTTTTCCTCAAGCCGTCCTCTGCTCCAGAATCGTGGCCGAAAACGGAGCGCTCCTCTATCATCCGGCGACGCGGGAGCAACGCCTGCTGGGCGGGGCCGTGCCCGGTCCTCTTGTCGAGGTTCTGCGGCGGAAGGATATCCCGTTTCAGCAGGGCGAAGCGATCCTGGCCACGGTTCGGCCGCATGAAGTGGCGGCGCTGGAAACCATTCGCGACCTTGGCCTGGCTCATCATGTGGTGTTCAACCGCGGTTCCGTCATGATTCTGCCTCCCGGTGTGACGAAAGCGAGCGGGTTGCAGGCGGCCTTGGACGACCTTCAGCTTTCGGCCCACAATGTGGTGGGAATCGGCGACTCGGAAAATGACCATGCGCTGCTGCAGGCCGCCGAACTGGCGGTGGCGGTGAGCGGCGCGGTCCCAACCCTTCGGGAGGCGGCTGACGTGGTCACGCCGGAGGACAACGGACGCGGGACCGCATGGTTTTTCTCCGCCCTCGTGGGATGA
- a CDS encoding cytochrome d ubiquinol oxidase subunit II, producing the protein MLELLLGAALVGSLTFYLLLGGADFGAGIWSLFTFHHRGKAQRALIDQAIGPIWEANHVWLIVAVTILFTAFPEAYTVIVVGLHIPLSLMLVGIVLRGTTFALRTHDVASRQSGSGPSELWWYLFAGSSLLTPVLLGMSLGAIASGRLRDRTGESFYETFVAPWLSSFPFSVGLLTALLVAYLAATYLIVESREAGLKHLFRRRAVAAWAVVGVAALVALYLSRTGAPEIYRGLTGTGMGLATLALTATGQAVALLSLLRGRDRMARLGAAAVSVLMLWGWALSQFPFLVEPDVTIYQSAEPATLRILLVSLAAGSVLLIPLLRYLYMIFKSRVL; encoded by the coding sequence ATGCTCGAATTATTGCTTGGCGCGGCATTGGTCGGCTCGCTGACCTTCTATCTGCTGCTTGGCGGAGCCGATTTCGGGGCCGGGATCTGGAGCTTGTTCACCTTCCACCACCGCGGGAAGGCACAGCGGGCGCTCATCGATCAGGCGATCGGTCCCATCTGGGAAGCAAACCACGTCTGGTTGATCGTGGCGGTGACGATTCTCTTCACCGCATTCCCCGAGGCCTATACCGTGATTGTGGTCGGCCTGCATATTCCGCTCTCGCTCATGCTCGTCGGCATCGTGCTGCGGGGAACGACGTTCGCGCTGCGTACGCACGATGTCGCTTCCAGGCAGAGTGGCAGCGGTCCGTCTGAGCTCTGGTGGTATCTCTTCGCCGGTTCAAGCCTCCTGACTCCGGTGCTGCTCGGCATGAGTTTGGGGGCGATCGCGTCCGGACGCTTGCGGGACCGGACGGGCGAATCATTCTATGAGACCTTCGTCGCTCCGTGGCTCTCGAGTTTTCCATTCAGCGTCGGCCTCTTGACGGCCTTGTTGGTGGCGTATCTTGCGGCGACCTATTTGATAGTCGAAAGTCGGGAGGCGGGCCTCAAACATCTGTTTCGCCGCCGTGCCGTCGCGGCCTGGGCGGTGGTCGGTGTGGCTGCGCTCGTGGCGCTCTACCTGTCCCGGACCGGCGCTCCGGAAATCTATCGAGGGTTGACGGGTACGGGGATGGGACTCGCGACGCTTGCATTGACGGCGACGGGACAGGCGGTCGCCCTGCTCTCTCTTCTACGAGGACGCGATCGGATGGCCCGGCTGGGTGCAGCCGCGGTGAGCGTGCTGATGCTGTGGGGATGGGCGCTCTCCCAATTTCCCTTTCTGGTCGAACCGGATGTGACGATCTACCAGTCGGCCGAACCGGCGACCCTGCGTATCTTGCTCGTCAGCCTTGCGGCCGGCTCGGTCTTGCTGATCCCTCTCCTTCGTTATCTCTATATGATCTTCAAGAGCAGGGTTCTCTAG
- a CDS encoding sensory rhodopsin transducer, with protein MTSIGKRRWAVAEGYIPATSTGPHPQMTSHETLCLLNAGNRDAHVQVTVFYRDREPVGPYRIIVPARRTLHLRLNDLSDPAPIPVDTDFATVIDSDVPIVVQHTRLDSRQAENALMSTVAFACDE; from the coding sequence ATGACGAGCATCGGCAAGCGACGATGGGCGGTTGCGGAAGGCTATATTCCTGCCACCAGTACCGGCCCGCATCCGCAGATGACGAGCCATGAGACGCTCTGTCTGCTCAATGCCGGGAATCGCGATGCGCACGTGCAAGTGACCGTGTTCTACCGCGATCGGGAACCCGTGGGGCCATACCGGATTATCGTACCGGCGAGGCGTACCCTCCATTTGCGCCTCAACGATCTGAGCGATCCGGCGCCGATTCCGGTCGATACGGATTTTGCGACCGTGATCGACTCCGACGTCCCGATCGTCGTACAGCACACGAGGTTGGACTCGCGCCAGGCCGAGAACGCGCTCATGAGCACGGTGGCGTTCGCATGCGACGAATGA